In Humulus lupulus chromosome 7, drHumLupu1.1, whole genome shotgun sequence, the following are encoded in one genomic region:
- the LOC133792553 gene encoding uncharacterized protein LOC133792553 has product MNKKDKQNAILSICRENKVGFGAFFETKLKHEKIKEVFENNFHNWDYFSSPIVSGRILVVWQTKFVKVDILLEDPQLVHCRIKVSGQQEFFFATVVYGSNSMGERKLLWDKLASIGQLKSLWIIFGDFNAMFSYQDRIGGRQVLAKDIADAQDWLALGQVEKLKCEGAPYSWTNKQEAGDRIFSKLDRVFINDLWLDVFPKSEARFKWDCIFYHSFCVIRNQEVNGVGFIRFRFGNHWMQYRGYREVVLHCWNAPVVSGGGLSKIIQKLYRVKHTLKRFNSEEVGDIVLSYKKAKEEYSRVQEALASNPSNMSLLHSVTQAQLNVSVLLRCYASFLKQQSKLNWIKFSDDNSRFFHAFMRKRRVDNRISSFTIGGKTEEDYFKVVEHFLSHFKKFMGKGNLASVAIDHSCFMQGNRLSLDLQVRLLRPFTKNDVKKLYLAFTPIKVLVWMVLAQDFLRGYGQILVLRLLLQCWISFMMVTCRRI; this is encoded by the coding sequence GATAAGCAAAATGCTATTCTTAGTATTTGTAGGGAGAATAAGGTTGGTTTTGGAGCTTTCTTTGAGACTAAGTTGAAACATGAGAAAATTAAAGAAGTTTTTGAGAATAATTTTCACAATTGGGATTATTTTTCTAGTCCTATTGTTTCTGGTAGGATCTTAGTTGTTTGGCAAACTAAATTTGTGAAGGTTGATATATTGCTTGAAGATCCCCAACTTGTCCATTGTAGGATCAAAGTGAGTGGCCAGCAGGAATTTTTCTTTGCTACAGTGGTTTATGGTAGCAATTCCATGGGGGAGAGGAAGCTTCTTTGGGATAAATTAGCTAGTATTGGTCAATTAAAGTCTCTTTGGATAATTTTTGGGGATTTCAATGCCATGTTTAGCTACCAAGATAGGATTGGTGGGAGACAAGTCCTTGCTAAGGACATAGCAGATGCTCAAGATTGGTTGGCTTTAGGCCAAGTTGAGAAACTTAAGTGTGAGGGTGCTCCCTATTCATGGACGAACAAACAGGAGGCAGGAGATCGTATTTTTTCTAAGTTAGATAGAGTGTTTATCAATGATCTATGGCTGGATGTTTTTCCGAAATCTGAAGCTCGCTTCAAATGGGACTGCATTTTTTATCACAGTTTCTGTGTGATTCGTAATCAAGAAGTTAATGGTGTGGGATTTATCCGTTTTCGTTTTGGTAACCACTGGATGCAGTATAGAGGCTATAGAGAAGTTGTTCTTCACTGTTGGAATGCACCAGTTGTTTCTGGTGGAGGTCTCAGCAAGATAATTCAGAAATTATATCGGGTGAAGCATACTTTGAAAAGGTTTAACAGTGAGGAGGTTGGTGATATTGTTTTGAGTTATAAGAAGGCCAAGGAGGAGTATAGTAGAGTTCAGGAGGCTCTGGCTTCTAATCCTTCAAACATGTCTCTGCTTCATTCGGTTACTCAAGCCCAGCTCAATGTTTCAGTTTTGCTACGCTGTTATGCCAGTTTTCTCAAACAGCAGAGTAAACTTAATTGGATTAAGTTTAGTGATGATAATTCGAGATTTTTTCATGCATTTATGCGAAAAAGAAGAGTTGATAATAGGATTTCTTCCTTCACAATAGGAGGCAAAACTGAAGAGGATTATTTTAAAGTTGTAGAGCATTTCCTGTCTCACTTCAAGAAGTTTATGGGGAAAGGAAATTTGGCTTCAGTGGCGATTGATCATAGTTGTTTCATGCAGGGAAACAGATTGTCTCTGGATCTCCAAGTCAGACTTCTGAGACCTTTTACCAAGAATGATGTGAAGAAGCTCTATTTAGCATTCACTCCTATAAAAGTCCTGGTTTGGATGGTTTTGGCTCAGGATTTTTTACGGGGTTATGGTCAGATATTGGTGCTGAGATTACTTCTGCAGTGTTGGATTTCTTTCATGATGGTTACTTGCCGAAGGATTTGA